In a genomic window of Actinomycetota bacterium:
- the brxL gene encoding BREX system Lon protease-like protein BrxL, whose protein sequence is MTERTESDVFDDDYPEGVIDAPVASNPPVKSALDQKINEFFGGAVVRKDLVKAVKGNAIVPSFVLEYLLGQYAASDDEATIQSGIESVRKILADHYVHRNRAELVKSNIREKGRYRIIDKVQVQLNDKEDTYEAEFANLGIKQVLVSPAIIKSHPKLLVGGVWCICDIEYSHSDSPHFVPWILGSIKPIQLSNFDFDGYVTARRQFTTDEWIDLLIQSIGFNPELFGRRAKLIQLVRLIPFVERNYNLIELGPKGTGKSHIFSEFSPHGMLISGGEVTVPKLFVNNSNGRIGLVGYWDVVAFDEFAGKKKRTDKALVDIMKNYMANKTFSRGVETLGAEASMVFVGNTSHNVPFMLKHSDLFDELPESYHDSAFLDRLHCYIPGWEVDTIRGEMFSNGYGFVVDYIAEVLKSMRDADYSDRYQQYFTLGSDISTRDRDGIHKTFSGLMKILYPQGEAAKKEIEEILRFAIEGRKRVKDQILRIDGTMVNVKFGYYDKGGDWHAVSTLEEDEYPAYYHQHQAEESSISTTDAVLSTGAAPAEVGPKTEPLFEGHREFQENQRGVSYETLLLPYLRGATEITIVDPYVRLPHQGRNLVDLLALLASGKDPADEIAVRLVTKEDKGEFQQQHLLMLKDIQDGAASVGIKFNVVWDDTVHDRSIRTDSGWKVLLGRGLDIFQKGSGGQFDVAARRQEFRQVVGFGVTYIRDSESASQ, encoded by the coding sequence ATGACCGAACGCACCGAATCTGATGTATTCGACGACGACTATCCAGAGGGCGTTATCGATGCTCCCGTTGCGTCGAATCCACCAGTGAAGTCAGCCCTCGACCAGAAGATCAACGAATTCTTTGGAGGCGCAGTAGTTCGCAAGGACCTCGTCAAGGCTGTCAAGGGCAACGCGATCGTGCCCTCGTTTGTGTTGGAGTACCTACTCGGCCAGTACGCAGCCTCGGACGACGAGGCAACGATCCAGTCGGGAATCGAGAGCGTACGCAAGATCCTTGCCGACCACTACGTGCACCGGAACCGGGCCGAACTGGTGAAGTCGAACATTCGCGAAAAGGGCCGCTACCGCATCATTGACAAGGTGCAGGTGCAACTCAACGACAAGGAGGACACCTACGAAGCCGAGTTTGCCAACCTCGGCATCAAGCAGGTGCTGGTCTCGCCAGCGATCATCAAGAGCCATCCGAAGTTGTTGGTAGGTGGCGTGTGGTGCATCTGCGACATCGAGTACTCACACAGCGACAGTCCTCACTTCGTGCCTTGGATCCTGGGATCCATTAAGCCGATTCAACTCTCCAACTTCGACTTCGACGGATACGTAACTGCCCGTCGCCAATTCACGACGGATGAATGGATCGACCTTCTCATCCAGTCCATCGGCTTCAACCCTGAACTTTTCGGTCGCCGGGCCAAACTCATCCAGCTCGTCCGCCTGATTCCGTTCGTCGAGCGAAACTACAACCTCATCGAACTCGGCCCTAAGGGCACCGGCAAGTCACACATCTTCTCGGAATTCTCGCCCCACGGAATGCTGATCTCCGGTGGCGAAGTCACGGTTCCGAAGCTCTTCGTCAACAACTCGAACGGCCGTATCGGCTTGGTCGGCTACTGGGACGTCGTTGCGTTCGACGAGTTCGCTGGTAAGAAGAAGCGCACCGATAAAGCCCTTGTCGACATCATGAAGAACTACATGGCGAACAAGACCTTCTCCCGCGGAGTAGAGACCTTGGGAGCCGAAGCATCAATGGTGTTTGTAGGCAACACTTCCCACAACGTTCCCTTCATGTTGAAACACTCGGACCTATTCGACGAACTCCCTGAGAGCTACCACGACTCGGCATTCCTCGATCGGCTGCACTGCTACATCCCCGGGTGGGAGGTCGACACGATCCGCGGCGAGATGTTCTCTAACGGCTACGGTTTCGTCGTCGATTACATCGCAGAGGTGCTCAAGTCGATGCGCGACGCCGACTACTCCGACCGGTACCAGCAGTACTTCACTTTGGGCTCAGACATCTCCACCCGCGACCGTGACGGCATCCACAAGACGTTCTCAGGTCTGATGAAGATCTTGTATCCGCAGGGTGAGGCGGCTAAAAAGGAAATCGAGGAGATCCTGCGGTTCGCCATCGAAGGGCGCAAGAGAGTCAAGGACCAGATCCTTCGTATCGACGGCACCATGGTCAACGTGAAGTTTGGCTACTACGACAAGGGAGGCGATTGGCACGCAGTTTCGACCCTCGAGGAAGACGAGTATCCGGCGTACTACCACCAGCACCAAGCCGAGGAGTCGTCTATTAGCACCACCGACGCGGTGCTCTCGACCGGCGCTGCTCCTGCAGAGGTTGGACCGAAGACCGAGCCGTTGTTCGAGGGCCACCGCGAGTTCCAGGAGAACCAGCGCGGCGTCTCGTACGAGACCTTGCTGTTGCCGTACCTGCGCGGCGCGACCGAAATCACCATCGTCGACCCGTACGTTCGCCTGCCGCACCAGGGTCGGAACCTCGTAGACCTGCTCGCGCTTCTGGCCTCGGGCAAGGACCCGGCTGACGAGATTGCCGTGAGGCTCGTAACCAAGGAAGACAAGGGCGAGTTCCAGCAACAGCACCTCCTCATGCTCAAGGACATCCAGGATGGCGCCGCGTCGGTCGGTATCAAGTTCAACGTCGTGTGGGACGACACAGTTCACGACCGGTCGATCCGCACCGACAGTGGCTGGAAGGTGCTGCTCGGTCGCGGCCTTGACATCTTCCAGAAGGGCTCGGGGGGCCAGTTCGACGTGGCCGCACGCCGTCAGGAGTTCCGACAAGTCGTTGGCTTCGGCGTGACTTACATCCGTGACAGCGAGTCAGCGTCGCAGTAG
- a CDS encoding AAA family ATPase, whose product MAAREAQVDYRLGSESVDSRQVWFLGEGVTAARLAYRPGEQLTLADGRIVRDAMYGIDRQTGERVRVRTERNRQARIAAGPYFSVIKEACELAEIHPEDLWPKRNLSSQLRSVARAAGRSNGTVVIRTAEALLRSNEHAWAMYWARDRQGLEFEPPPVQFDREEVMRLLGAHHRALEESCQQQVFDGKPLDYSLSDKKLGEWIWGRVLEQSEETSVVGNAGYELTLTCPKSFSVAAFVADPSTREQWLATVRDAARQAADGLMARVAHGRAGHEGDGQKSLPIRGLGYSATVSIESYSRELDPHLHGHVMIPNRVVCVDGVERTMATGGADLVNHSWWLQAQFERCLRQLSTQRGLVTGWEFDLADRQWEVIGADTDLMAFYSQAQARVHGETLESLHEESVGVTRARLQVLDSRAKRKVTSAKGEQTLTWGQVRARMIDRADEFGIDLGSAFGAVPLDFAQQPRAWDVDFWARTVEEIVCENKGAEITARIEAAVRAFAPHDWSEEQVRAMLSEVVAREFTTGEVTARGRVGVRKHASNRIADAERRACEAFAAASEQNKHALDPEAALLGLEQWRELSGWTQQSLSFTPGQLALFTQMTTGRDSVSTVIGAAGSGKTTAIDAARTVLAARGQRVYGVCVAAIAAQALRDTAGVQAGTVTWLTMRINFARDPQDPIRIKADELARSGRRRERALAQRICTRFSLPQMDHLVIDEASMIPATDMATVLEWAADNDITVTLIGDHRQLQPVGPSGLFRQFHESRPGAELVENLRQRTDVGRECAAFLRDGDPEQALLKLADAGQLVVVASQTEAERVLISAWAERAEGCPEPLERLHATGLESDRNDQVEILNTLARVEARNRGWITGGDVIFRDRGLTRSIAIGDQIVITKNITRGQNRSLSNGTRAVVASVDDKGIEIAYRDGDKVCTSHLTALQVMRNARHGYAMTTHKLQGQTVDSLVIDVGPDRDMSSAYVAFTRHRNDVLAVVNIADIADGEQAAALMAAGPDARRDAVIAMTAERMSQRGFIEQPTAHAALRRPLPLSPRPDQGLGMAG is encoded by the coding sequence GTGGCTGCCCGGGAGGCCCAAGTCGACTACCGATTGGGGTCGGAATCCGTCGACTCGAGGCAGGTCTGGTTCCTCGGCGAGGGGGTCACGGCCGCGAGGTTGGCTTATCGCCCAGGAGAGCAGCTGACGCTAGCCGACGGCCGCATTGTGCGTGACGCGATGTATGGAATTGACCGGCAAACCGGTGAGCGAGTTCGCGTACGAACGGAGCGAAATCGTCAGGCCCGTATCGCCGCGGGCCCCTACTTCTCGGTCATCAAGGAAGCCTGTGAATTGGCGGAGATTCACCCTGAAGATCTTTGGCCAAAGCGGAACCTGTCGTCGCAGTTGCGCTCCGTTGCGCGTGCTGCCGGCCGATCGAACGGCACCGTCGTGATCCGTACGGCGGAGGCTCTGCTGCGTTCGAATGAACACGCCTGGGCGATGTACTGGGCCCGGGACCGGCAGGGCTTGGAGTTCGAGCCGCCGCCCGTGCAGTTCGATCGGGAGGAGGTGATGCGTCTTCTCGGTGCACACCATCGAGCCCTCGAAGAGTCTTGCCAGCAGCAAGTATTCGACGGCAAGCCATTGGACTATTCCCTGTCAGACAAGAAGCTCGGGGAGTGGATCTGGGGTCGCGTCCTGGAGCAGTCCGAGGAGACCAGTGTCGTTGGCAACGCGGGCTACGAGCTGACCTTGACGTGCCCCAAGTCGTTCAGTGTTGCCGCCTTCGTCGCCGATCCATCCACGCGCGAGCAGTGGCTTGCCACGGTCCGCGATGCTGCCCGTCAGGCCGCAGATGGGCTGATGGCCCGGGTTGCTCACGGGCGCGCAGGGCACGAGGGCGACGGGCAGAAGTCCCTCCCGATTCGGGGTCTGGGCTACTCAGCGACGGTGTCGATCGAGTCGTACTCGCGTGAACTGGACCCACACTTGCACGGGCACGTGATGATCCCCAACCGGGTTGTGTGCGTGGATGGCGTGGAGCGCACGATGGCAACCGGGGGAGCGGACTTGGTCAATCATTCGTGGTGGTTGCAAGCTCAATTCGAGCGATGCTTGCGCCAGTTGTCGACGCAGCGAGGGCTCGTGACCGGATGGGAGTTCGACCTCGCCGACCGCCAGTGGGAGGTCATCGGCGCCGACACGGATCTCATGGCCTTCTATTCCCAGGCGCAGGCACGCGTGCACGGGGAAACCCTGGAGTCACTGCACGAGGAATCAGTCGGCGTGACTCGCGCGAGGCTTCAGGTTTTGGATTCTCGTGCCAAGCGGAAGGTCACTAGCGCCAAGGGCGAGCAGACCCTGACTTGGGGCCAGGTCCGGGCCCGGATGATCGACCGCGCTGATGAGTTCGGGATCGACCTAGGCTCTGCTTTTGGCGCCGTCCCTCTTGACTTCGCTCAGCAGCCCCGGGCCTGGGATGTGGACTTCTGGGCGCGGACGGTGGAGGAGATTGTGTGTGAGAACAAGGGCGCTGAGATCACTGCCCGCATTGAGGCCGCCGTTCGCGCGTTCGCGCCGCACGACTGGTCTGAAGAGCAGGTCCGGGCCATGTTGTCGGAGGTCGTTGCGCGTGAATTCACCACCGGGGAGGTCACTGCCCGTGGGCGAGTTGGGGTGCGCAAGCACGCCTCAAACCGCATCGCCGACGCGGAGCGCCGAGCTTGCGAGGCCTTCGCTGCAGCCTCTGAGCAGAACAAGCACGCCCTCGATCCCGAAGCAGCCCTCTTGGGTCTTGAGCAGTGGCGCGAGCTGAGCGGCTGGACACAACAGAGCCTCAGTTTCACGCCCGGACAGCTCGCTTTATTCACCCAGATGACGACCGGCCGTGACAGTGTCTCAACCGTGATCGGGGCAGCTGGCTCGGGTAAGACCACGGCAATCGACGCGGCCAGGACTGTTCTGGCCGCACGTGGCCAGCGCGTCTACGGGGTGTGCGTCGCCGCGATTGCGGCACAGGCCTTGCGCGACACCGCCGGCGTTCAGGCGGGCACGGTCACCTGGCTCACCATGCGCATCAACTTCGCTCGAGATCCGCAAGACCCGATCCGGATCAAGGCAGACGAACTCGCGCGTTCTGGGCGTCGACGAGAGCGAGCACTGGCGCAACGAATATGCACACGCTTCTCCTTGCCCCAGATGGATCATCTCGTCATCGACGAGGCCTCCATGATCCCGGCAACCGACATGGCCACGGTTCTGGAATGGGCTGCCGACAACGACATCACCGTCACCCTCATCGGCGATCACCGCCAACTCCAACCGGTCGGACCCTCCGGCCTCTTCCGGCAATTTCACGAATCCCGACCTGGCGCTGAACTCGTCGAAAACCTCCGTCAACGCACCGACGTCGGCCGAGAATGCGCAGCCTTCCTACGCGACGGTGACCCCGAGCAGGCCCTGCTCAAGCTCGCAGATGCCGGGCAACTTGTCGTCGTTGCGAGCCAGACCGAAGCCGAGCGTGTCCTCATCTCAGCCTGGGCTGAGCGCGCCGAGGGCTGTCCGGAGCCACTGGAACGACTCCATGCAACTGGACTGGAATCAGACCGCAATGACCAAGTCGAGATTCTCAACACTCTGGCTCGGGTCGAAGCACGAAACCGCGGCTGGATCACCGGCGGCGATGTCATCTTCCGCGACCGAGGCCTTACTAGAAGCATCGCTATCGGGGACCAGATCGTGATCACGAAGAACATCACCCGAGGCCAAAACCGATCCCTGTCCAATGGCACCCGAGCAGTGGTCGCCTCAGTCGACGACAAGGGCATCGAGATCGCGTACCGCGACGGCGACAAGGTCTGCACGAGTCATCTGACGGCGCTGCAGGTCATGCGCAACGCGCGCCATGGGTACGCCATGACCACGCACAAACTCCAAGGCCAGACCGTGGACTCGCTGGTGATCGACGTCGGTCCGGACCGCGACATGTCCAGCGCCTATGTCGCCTTCACCCGCCATCGAAACGACGTGCTTGCGGTGGTGAATATCGCGGACATCGCCGACGGAGAGCAAGCCGCCGCCCTGATGGCGGCCGGACCTGATGCCCGCCGTGACGCGGTCATTGCCATGACTGCCGAGCGCATGTCCCAACGCGGATTCATCGAGCAGCCCACCGCGCACGCTGCCCTACGGCGTCCCCTCCCGCTGAGCCCGCGCCCCGACCAAGGCTTGGGCATGGCGGGATGA
- the pglZ gene encoding BREX-1 system phosphatase PglZ type A yields the protein MSDLTSVKDALDKRLAGKRVVFWHDPSGEYDAEVDALDFGNVNIIRVHGNEFGVKSELLADHVTRHLVYRAGEVPGGTDNWLLDLELAYGVFTADKTSMLQQELGLNDLALGPVIEQHQKFFAAAVRKQALEKLLSSGDDPMKLRAKMCQVLVKSSGHTLTDITRELLAENAETKHTKFDDLVTYGLDQFLWDGLTNIYKYPSANPTIDDFLLWMFSRAIEKFESDTPGRYRNIRIDFNSLRFDVRSQDMMAKLASRAADALDIKSKIEHTDYYELVSITIFEEIDRKVIVDLAAAVATQAVTPRDVADVVRQRQESLWTHKYAKLYAAIQSASELLAAITALPSSTGALDIALQKYQSDWFRIDQQYRWFTYAYQSAEFQQPLEALKAEVDKQYANKFLYDFGGLWQQTLEPVTEWKSAALAPQAKFFDNHVAPVVKDGRTKAVVIISDGMRYEVAEELASLIRNEDRFDASLSAVLGVLPSYTQLGMAALLPQSALELNPEALPVLADGKRTDGTANRDKILQSVKGHALSAAAVLAMPGDELRDLYKQHQIFYVYHDRIDAAGDKAPTERTVFEAAEETLRELLLLVKKWTNANATNILLTADHGFLYQDIPLEQSYYVSETPQGDAVTKTNRRYVLGRALKPSPSFMTFTSAQVGLSGDIDIQIPKSIHRIPLPGAGTRYVHGGASLQEIVVPVVTVNKKRKSDIRPVEVDLMPETDKITTGQLTVKLLQREAVTDKIQLRQVRLCLYVGETLISDQPVLVFDSDADDQRERYQSATLYLTQDADDFNNRAVELRLEEPIPNTNQWKAFSRANYTIKRSFTTDFDF from the coding sequence ATGAGTGACCTGACTTCCGTCAAAGACGCCCTGGACAAGCGACTCGCTGGGAAACGAGTCGTGTTCTGGCACGATCCGTCAGGAGAGTATGACGCTGAGGTCGACGCGCTTGACTTCGGCAACGTCAACATCATCCGGGTGCACGGCAACGAGTTCGGAGTGAAGAGCGAGCTGCTCGCCGACCACGTCACCAGACACCTTGTGTACCGTGCGGGTGAGGTGCCGGGCGGCACCGACAACTGGCTGCTGGACCTTGAGTTGGCCTATGGCGTATTCACGGCCGATAAGACGTCCATGCTCCAACAGGAACTCGGTCTCAACGACCTTGCGCTCGGCCCGGTCATTGAGCAGCACCAGAAATTCTTCGCAGCCGCCGTGCGTAAGCAGGCACTCGAGAAGTTGTTGTCGTCTGGGGACGACCCTATGAAATTGCGCGCAAAGATGTGCCAGGTGCTTGTGAAGTCCTCCGGGCACACATTGACCGATATCACTAGGGAACTCCTCGCTGAGAACGCTGAAACCAAGCACACCAAGTTCGATGATCTCGTCACCTACGGACTCGACCAATTCCTCTGGGACGGCCTCACCAACATCTACAAGTACCCCAGCGCCAATCCAACGATCGACGACTTCTTACTCTGGATGTTCAGTCGAGCCATCGAGAAGTTCGAGTCTGACACTCCAGGGCGCTACCGCAATATTCGCATCGACTTCAACAGCCTGCGCTTCGACGTTCGCAGCCAAGACATGATGGCGAAACTCGCCTCTCGGGCTGCCGACGCACTCGATATCAAGTCGAAGATCGAGCACACCGACTATTACGAGTTGGTCTCGATCACGATCTTTGAGGAGATCGACCGCAAGGTCATCGTCGACCTCGCCGCCGCCGTGGCAACCCAGGCGGTCACACCTCGCGACGTGGCCGACGTGGTGCGGCAACGTCAGGAAAGCCTTTGGACGCATAAGTACGCCAAGTTATACGCGGCTATTCAGAGCGCCTCGGAACTTCTAGCAGCTATTACCGCATTGCCTAGTTCGACTGGAGCTCTCGATATCGCATTGCAGAAGTACCAGTCGGACTGGTTCCGTATTGATCAGCAATACCGCTGGTTCACATACGCGTATCAATCTGCCGAATTCCAGCAGCCGCTTGAAGCCCTCAAGGCCGAGGTGGACAAGCAGTACGCGAATAAGTTCCTCTACGATTTCGGTGGGCTCTGGCAACAGACCCTGGAACCGGTCACTGAATGGAAATCGGCGGCACTCGCGCCCCAGGCCAAGTTCTTCGACAACCATGTCGCTCCGGTAGTCAAGGATGGACGAACCAAGGCGGTCGTCATCATCTCTGACGGTATGCGCTACGAGGTTGCGGAAGAACTAGCTTCCCTGATCCGCAACGAGGACCGTTTCGACGCATCCCTCTCGGCGGTGTTAGGAGTGTTGCCGAGTTACACCCAACTGGGGATGGCCGCGTTACTACCTCAGTCCGCGTTGGAGTTGAACCCCGAGGCGCTGCCTGTCTTGGCTGATGGGAAGCGCACTGACGGCACGGCGAACCGCGACAAGATTCTGCAGTCGGTGAAGGGCCACGCGCTTTCCGCCGCCGCTGTGCTAGCAATGCCGGGAGACGAACTGCGCGATCTCTATAAGCAGCACCAGATCTTCTACGTTTACCACGACCGCATCGACGCGGCTGGCGACAAGGCACCGACGGAGCGCACCGTCTTCGAGGCCGCTGAGGAGACTTTGCGGGAGCTGTTGCTCCTCGTGAAGAAATGGACGAACGCCAACGCGACGAACATTCTGCTGACTGCCGACCACGGCTTCCTTTATCAAGACATCCCGCTGGAGCAGTCCTACTACGTCTCTGAGACTCCGCAGGGGGATGCCGTTACTAAGACCAATCGCCGTTACGTGTTGGGCAGGGCGTTGAAGCCCTCACCGTCCTTCATGACATTCACCTCTGCGCAAGTCGGCTTGTCTGGGGACATTGACATTCAGATTCCGAAGTCAATTCATCGGATTCCGCTGCCAGGCGCTGGCACGCGATACGTGCACGGTGGCGCTTCCCTTCAGGAAATCGTCGTCCCTGTGGTCACGGTCAACAAGAAGCGCAAGAGCGACATCCGCCCCGTCGAGGTCGATCTCATGCCCGAGACCGACAAGATCACGACCGGGCAACTCACCGTGAAGCTGCTTCAGCGGGAGGCCGTGACCGACAAGATTCAGTTGCGTCAGGTTCGTCTTTGTCTCTACGTGGGTGAGACGCTGATCTCCGATCAGCCGGTGCTGGTGTTCGACAGTGACGCGGACGACCAGCGTGAGCGGTACCAGTCCGCCACGCTGTACCTCACACAAGATGCCGACGACTTCAACAACCGCGCTGTCGAGCTACGGCTGGAAGAACCCATCCCGAATACGAACCAATGGAAGGCCTTCTCAAGGGCCAACTACACCATCAAGCGCTCATTCACGACTGACTTTGACTTCTAA